The Arachis ipaensis cultivar K30076 chromosome B07, Araip1.1, whole genome shotgun sequence genomic interval GCAAAAGATTAATTCTTAACTTGTTGATTTGGGggatattatgaaaaaaaaaaatctggcCCTTTTTTTAAAAGAATGAGTTTAGACATCTTCTAACTTCTAANNNNNNNNNNNNNNNNNNNNNNNNNNNNNNNNNNNNNNNNNNNNNNNNNNNNNNNNNNNNNNNNNNNNNNNNNNATAATTTATatcattaaaaattattaaataatttaataaatttgactaaattataatctaaaattttttaactatcaattttatatgaatggaagtctatgtgagTTTGCACCATccttaattttaggtttttatttTACGCAATTTCAGAAAATGTAGAGCTATTGGGCCTAGTTCACAGTTTACTATGAGAGACAAGTTGGGCCAGGCCCGTCTTGTCCAAATTGAATTTCCATGTAAAGCCCGGAAAAACGAAACAAAAAGAAACGTTGTCCCTAACAGGAGCTACTAGGGCTCCATCGTTGCACGTTCTTGTTGTTCATTCTGCATCCGAAGCAAAGAGAGATTAACAATGCTATCAGGGGACATACCCCCAAACCAGACCATTTACATCAAGAACCTCAACGAGAAGATCAAGAAAGACGGTAACTTCCTCTTCTCACAACTTTTCCTTACTTGCCCCAAcaaaagttttatttattttttcttttcggGTTTTACTTTAGATGATTCTGCTGCTCTGCATTGTTATGTACTTTAGTTTCGTGTGcttggtttagggttcagggtttagttTGATGTACTTTTGAAATGTAGTGAATTTAGTTTTGAGTTCGGAGGTAGCATCAAAGAGGTTTTAGTTTTAACTCTTTCATGGTTAATTTGGGTATCTCTGCGGATTTGGTTTAGAGCCATGAACATAATAGTTGTATTTCTtgttttttgattttaatttttattttgtcggAAAATTAAATTGGAGTTGGCATGTTTAAGGTAACCAAACGCAAATatttttggggtttagggtttaagggttCCTACTGCAGAAGCGCACTGCTCAATAAAGGAaagtattaaaataaaataaaaatttattatataattaaataattcattTAAAAAATAGAACATTAAAATGCTTGGTAAATCATGATTTGCAGGGTTATTAAATCATGGGATTCTGAAGTGTGAATCATACAATCCTACACAGTTCATATGTCGCATGGTTGAAATCACCATGGTTAATCAGAACTTGCTGGAATTGTGACTGAATCATCAGAGTTAGacgacaaaaaataaaattagcctTTGAATTGTGATTCAAGTATCATGATAAGTTGTACCGTTTTAATGAGTTTAAAGGTTCCATCTATTATATAATCAAAATAGATATTTTGGCAATGTTAGAAGTGGAGTTGTGATGCTGTGGAGAGCCATTTTCTTTTCCCTTTGACCTCTGTTTTAATCAGTGATTGGTTGATGCTTGAATGCCATTTTTCCCTTTTGaaacatattttttattatttaatgagCTCACATGACATTATTTGGTTTGTAAAATGTGTGAAAGGAGCTCACTATAGGCACTTCTGCCAAAAGAAATTATACTGAAAGGCATTAAAGGTGCCCCCCTCGGTGAATTGTCTACAGATTTAGATCTAGGTTTCTCAATGAACTAATGGAGTCAGTCGATCTTCCCTAACCAGTTCCACCTAGTGGGAAAGaaaaatgctttattattgttGTATTTCACTGTTGACTTCCGTTAGAATATAACGTTATATTTTGCATTGGTTTCAATTTGGCAGAGTTAAAGCGATCATTATATTGCCTGTTCTCTCAATATGGGAGGATCCTGGATGTTGTTGCCCTAAAGACACCTAAGCTTCGAGGACAAGCATGGGTTTGTTTTAGCGAAGTCCCTGCTGCTAGTAATGCGGTCCGACAAATGCAAAACTTCCCATTTTATGACAAACCTATGGTAATCAAGTTATAATATTATTGGTTATTTTCTTTCTGTTATGTACACAAATTTGTTATATCTAATTCAAATATTTTGAAACCATTTCCTAATTGCCTCATTTAATTGACTTTTACCTTTAATCTGTTATATATTAAATCTTATTAAATCTTTTGTTCAGGCGAAATAAAATTTATTGGTCGAATTTTTAATTGAACTATGCAATTCTAAGTTTTGTTGAGCCACAGCATCATTGTCTGGTAGGCATTTTTTAAATAATCAAGATCGAGAAAGAATTTCCTGCATTTCCTAAAGTTACTTGTTATATTGGTTTGTCTATATATATAGTGTGCATATAATAGCATTTTGTGTCAATAATTATGCAGCGAATTCAATATGCAAAAACAAAGTCAGATTGTATTGCTAAAGAAGAGGGAAGTTATGTTccaagggaaaagaaaaagaaacaagagGAGAAAGGTGAACTAGAGTCATTTATATATTCCTTTATACTTAAAAACGATTCCTATTTTTTTGAATTCGCACCTTAGAACTCTTTCATCATGAATGATTTGGTACCTGAAAACATTCATCTCGTTAAAGCATTGACGATGGTTTTAAAATGGTTGTAGCTTTACCATCATTTACAATAGGATTGTATAATTAGAATATTAGTCATTCGAAACTAGTTAAGAGTCACCCACAATGAGGTTATCGAGAGAGTCATTCATTTTACTTAATTATACCATAACATGACAGTTTTGTCTTCttgaaagaataaaaataaataaaaacgaacataaaataaagttttaaaggATTGAGAGTATTCCTTGAAAGTATAAAGTAGAAAACATGCAAAAAGCCTTTTTAGGCGTATCCTCACTGGTCTTGGGATTTCAGCAATTCTATCATTCTCAAATTTTATTGacataaagaaaaatattattggaACTCTATTGTACAGTAATTGCTTACTGCAAATTTAAGGCCCTAGCAGTGGATTGTATTATGTTTGTTGTTAATGTATGATGAGCTTTCAAGTTTGAACTTGGTATTATATATGCAAAAAATGACCTAATTTACCTTACGTTCCACCACCGTTCTTTGAACTTGTTGCATGCAACTCAATGTTAATTCATCTATTGACTCGGTACTTATTTCTTATTGCTGAGTTTAGCTGATATAGTTTTGCCTGCTCAGCAGCTGAAAGAAAGCGGCGTGCTGACGAAGCACAGCAATCTGCGGTGCCTAATGGAACACATGGTGCAAGTAATGGTGGCCCGACGGTAAGTTTCTCTAAAAGTGCAATGTACGATGCCTATTTTGTCGCAAATAAAAATGCATCTTATGGGCCTACAAGTTTGGTTGTTTAACTGTCAGTTTATTAATTCTTATCAGATGAATACCTGCATCTCACTGTTTCTTGATCATGAAAGAAAAGCATCCATTTATGTTATCTGCAGTAATTTCAAACTCTCCAATTGAATACTTTCTGATATAACTTGCACTAAAACATTTTGTGTGCTATTGTTTTTCGTAGCCCTCGTTCCGTCAAGGTCCTAGCACCCAAGAAGCTGTGCCTCCTAACAATATTTTGTTCATAGAGAATTTGCCTCATGAAACTACTGGAAGGATGCTGGAGATGCTCTTCGAACAATACCCGGGTTTTAAGGAAGTGCGCTTGATTGAAGCAAAGCCAGGTATTGCATTTGTAGACTTCGACGACGAGGTGCAATCGTCCATGGCCATGCAGGCACTTAACGGCTTCAAAATCACCCCTCAAAATCCCATGATCATAACCTTTGCCAAGAAGTAGATGTTTGATTTTCAGCTATCAAGTTTTTCCAACTTTAGCATGTACTAGTGGAAAACGGGTACTTAAAAAgagattcttttttatttttattttttggcctTTCTATATTGTACTCATGTAGATCTTGGAGAAATCAAAAACTAATTGCAGGAGTTGTAAGTTTACAGGAAGTATAAGAAACCAGCAAAACTCAATTTGAGAATTCAACCATATTTGTAAGATTAAGATTGTGCTGGTTTAATGTCTATTGATTGTTTGTGGTTTTTCGAATTCTAGTAAAACTGGTTCTTATTTAATTCTTAGTCAAGGTTCTATTTACAATTTGACATCTTGAAATGAGCCTATATTAAACTCCAATTTAAGGTTCTTGTAAGGGGCAAatctttgttaaattttgggAAATGTCTTGGATGTGAATGTGGTGGTGTATCATGTATGAAGATAATTCAAAGGTATAGATGAGAgagtggtatatatatatatacactattGTATTAGTGACCTCCTTATCAGTTTCTTGCTCTGCTATAATTAAATTTTACACACCTAAGTTTTATAGTTTATCCAACTTTAATCAGGGATATGAAATCAGTTCTTTATTTCATTTTGGGAAATGTTTGGAAGAGAATGTAAGAGTACTGAACTCAGAATATGTTCATTGCTGCATAACTAACGAAGTAAAAGTCAGTCACTGATTTTGACAAATGCTACAATATACAATAATAAGATCATCTAATGTGCACCTGTTTAATACAAAACTTCATTGTTCCTCCACTGTCCACTATAACCTTGAAAGCTTttcttattattaatattatttagaAATAAAAGTATAAATTCTAAACATTCTTTTTAACTAATATTCTTGCTATCTTATTGGTAATCCAACTAGCTAGCCATACACTTTCTAACTAATATTCTAAACAGCATGCTTTCATAATTAAAAGTTCGGCCTCTTAGTAGTATTCAGTGACTACTATGAACAAATTTTCATCAAATACAAATTTAGTAAATGCAAAGGTTCAGATAGATAATTAAGTTTACATTTGACTTCAGAAAATGATAttgtatataaatattaaatattttgtgGCGTTGCATATTAGTCAAGAAGTATAAATCTTAAGATTTTGGGCTCTCAAAAAAATGGTATCCCCAATTTTTTGGGCCCGTATGACATCAGCAACAACAAAATAAGACCAAGTCTTAGGCATGTCGCATTATTGGAGGAAGATAGGGAGAAGAAGAGGGACATAAAGCTGAGTCAAAATTTTCCATGCTGCCTTTTCAAAATACATAGTAGTCAAGAAGCGAATATGAACATTATAGGCCCTCAATATCCAAATATTTTAGTATTTTGACTCATTCAATAAAACTCACTCTGCCTAAAAGTCAAAGACAAGGATCTATTGGCAATTACAATTAATTATTAGTGCGTGTAGCTTTGAAGTTAACATCGAGGCCAAGAGATTCTGAAGTGTTTATGAGCATTATGTGTAATGTGCTCATAACCAATACACGGAAGTcacttttaaaatttatttaaccTAATAAACCATAATTTAAAGGGATAACTATTTTATCAGCCACTCCATTACGTGCACACAAAAAATAAGGTtttttttaaacacaaaaaataattatttttttttaaacaaatgaATTCAACACAATAAAGTGAAAcgacaaagactcaaacaaagtcTCAAAACACCAAGAAACAAAGAATGAAAGCCTGAAAACAATTCCTAGTGTTATCTCCggtattgccatcaacaacaaaagggatcCAAGTTATACCATTCTCTGTAATTGGTCAAAGATCTCTGAAACACCTCTTCTACTATGGATTTCTTGTTATTAAAGATCCGCCCATTTCTCTCTAGTCACACATTCCAAATAACTACAAAGAAACATATGAACCACTTGTTCCGCTCCTCTTTCCTATTAGCAACTCCTGTCCAACTCTCAAAATGTTCTTTCGGTAAATCCGGAATAGACCACAGCCTCCCAAAGTCAGATAGCCAATCA includes:
- the LOC107609435 gene encoding U2 small nuclear ribonucleoprotein B'' 2 isoform X2; translation: MLSGDIPPNQTIYIKNLNEKIKKDELKRSLYCLFSQYGRILDVVALKTPKLRGQAWVCFSEVPAASNAVRQMQNFPFYDKPMRIQYAKTKSDCIAKEEGSYVPREKKKKQEEKAERKRRADEAQQSAVPNGTHGASNGGPTPSFRQGPSTQEAVPPNNILFIENLPHETTGRMLEMLFEQYPGFKEVRLIEAKPGIAFVDFDDEVQSSMAMQALNGFKITPQNPMIITFAKK
- the LOC107609435 gene encoding U2 small nuclear ribonucleoprotein B'' 2 isoform X1: MLSGDIPPNQTIYIKNLNEKIKKDELKRSLYCLFSQYGRILDVVALKTPKLRGQAWVCFSEVPAASNAVRQMQNFPFYDKPMRIQYAKTKSDCIAKEEGSYVPREKKKKQEEKAAERKRRADEAQQSAVPNGTHGASNGGPTPSFRQGPSTQEAVPPNNILFIENLPHETTGRMLEMLFEQYPGFKEVRLIEAKPGIAFVDFDDEVQSSMAMQALNGFKITPQNPMIITFAKK